A DNA window from Hymenobacter aquaticus contains the following coding sequences:
- a CDS encoding putative signal transducing protein, translated as MTSQPAEDRIVVLESFADPITAHLAKSRLEAEQIPCFLTNENLVSLNRLYGPATGGVRLHVREQDVAAALEVLRYETVPMTASHADDEHAESDILHCPRCNSTDVAFGPATRNTYSFPMLMLSVLLGYPLRGKRYHCFHCRHEFKRSEAVNE; from the coding sequence ATGACTTCCCAGCCCGCCGAGGACCGCATCGTGGTGCTTGAGTCCTTTGCCGACCCCATTACGGCACACCTGGCCAAAAGCCGGCTGGAAGCCGAGCAGATTCCCTGCTTTCTGACCAACGAAAACCTGGTGTCGCTCAACCGGCTCTACGGCCCGGCCACCGGCGGCGTGCGCCTGCACGTGCGCGAGCAGGACGTAGCGGCGGCCCTGGAAGTGCTGCGCTACGAAACCGTGCCGATGACGGCCAGCCACGCCGACGACGAGCACGCTGAGTCCGACATCCTCCACTGCCCCCGCTGCAACTCCACCGACGTGGCCTTCGGCCCCGCCACCCGCAACACCTACAGCTTCCCGATGCTGATGCTTTCGGTGCTGCTGGGCTACCCCCTGCGCGGCAAGCGCTACCACTGCTTCCACTGCCGCCACGAGTTCAAACGCTCGGAAGCGGTGAATGAGTGA
- a CDS encoding alkene reductase, producing the protein MSQASNLFSPFQMGAVSLPNRLVMAPMTRSRANNDGNVPTDSTVTYYEQRASAGLIITEGAQVSPQGVGYVFTPGIYSAAQVAGWRKVTDAVHAAGGRIFIQLWHVGRISHPDFHNGELPVAPSAVQPTGVQAYTTNGMQEIPTPRALETAEVKAIVEDFRQAAANAKEAGFDGVEIHGANGYLVDQFIQDGTNQRTDEYGGSVENRARFALEVVQAAADVFGADRVGIRLAPTGAMGGITDSDRVRTFRYVAEQLNALGLAYLHVIEALPGHPMAAAPGVPAVAAELRKVFTGPFILNGGYTQETAEAALANNEADLIAFGVPFIANPDLVERFEQGTALNMPDQATFYSGGDKGYIDYPSLEEAPVAAKQ; encoded by the coding sequence ATGAGCCAAGCTTCCAACCTCTTTTCGCCCTTCCAGATGGGCGCCGTTTCGCTGCCCAACCGGCTGGTAATGGCCCCCATGACCCGCAGCCGGGCCAACAACGACGGCAACGTACCCACCGACTCGACGGTGACATACTACGAGCAGCGCGCCTCGGCGGGCCTGATTATCACCGAAGGCGCCCAGGTGTCGCCCCAGGGCGTGGGCTACGTTTTCACGCCCGGCATCTACTCCGCGGCCCAGGTAGCGGGCTGGCGCAAGGTAACCGACGCGGTGCACGCCGCCGGGGGCCGCATCTTCATTCAGCTCTGGCACGTGGGCCGCATTTCCCACCCCGACTTCCACAACGGCGAGCTGCCGGTGGCTCCGTCGGCGGTGCAGCCTACGGGCGTGCAGGCGTATACCACCAATGGCATGCAGGAAATTCCGACGCCCCGGGCCCTGGAAACGGCCGAGGTGAAGGCCATTGTGGAAGACTTCCGTCAGGCTGCCGCCAACGCCAAGGAAGCCGGCTTCGACGGCGTTGAAATCCACGGCGCTAATGGCTACCTGGTCGACCAGTTTATTCAGGATGGCACCAACCAGCGCACCGACGAGTACGGCGGCAGCGTAGAAAACCGCGCCCGGTTTGCCCTCGAAGTAGTGCAAGCCGCCGCCGACGTGTTCGGGGCCGACCGGGTGGGTATCCGCCTGGCCCCCACCGGCGCAATGGGCGGCATCACCGACTCGGACCGCGTGCGGACGTTCCGCTACGTGGCCGAGCAGCTCAATGCTCTGGGGCTGGCGTACCTGCACGTCATTGAGGCCCTGCCCGGCCACCCCATGGCCGCCGCGCCCGGCGTGCCGGCCGTCGCCGCCGAGCTGCGCAAGGTCTTCACCGGCCCGTTTATTCTCAACGGCGGCTACACCCAGGAAACGGCTGAAGCCGCCCTGGCCAACAACGAAGCCGACCTGATTGCCTTCGGCGTGCCCTTCATTGCCAACCCCGACCTGGTGGAACGCTTCGAGCAGGGTACGGCCCTGAACATGCCCGATCAGGCCACGTTCTACAGCGGCGGCGACAAAGGCTACATTGACTACCCCAGCCTGGAGGAAGCACCCGTGGCAGCCAAGCAATAG
- a CDS encoding L-lactate MFS transporter, whose amino-acid sequence MASDSFLDRSRTIAPPGYNRWLVPPAALAIHLAIGQAYAFSVFNKPLGALISGNVDKPAADDWTPGQIGWTFSIAIVLLGLSAAIFGKWLERVGPRKAMLAASLCFGGGFLIGSLGVHMHNLWLLYFGYGFVGGIGLGIGYISPVSTLIKWFPDRKGVATGMAIMGFGGGAMIGSPLANNLMSHFKDSAPMGVAPTFIVMGIVYLLFMQFGVWTIRVPADDWKPAGYVPSTEHNALITTRNVSADNAIKTPQFWLLWVVLLTNVTAGIGVLETASPLIQETFSESALGAGRGVTAAAAAGFVGLLSLFNLLGRFFWSSASDKLGRKITYAIYFGLGIALYALIPTLGHNLQLTLFVVVACVIISMYGGGFATIPAYLSDLFGKYQVGAIHGRLLTAWSTAGVLGPLIVHSLHESAKAKGLTGAAAYQNVFYTMAGVLVLGLLANLAVTAVKEQYYEKGDVTPEAGGH is encoded by the coding sequence ATGGCATCCGACTCTTTCCTGGACCGCAGCCGCACCATCGCGCCGCCGGGCTACAACCGCTGGCTCGTGCCGCCCGCCGCGTTGGCCATTCACCTGGCCATCGGGCAGGCTTACGCCTTCAGCGTGTTCAACAAGCCCCTGGGCGCCCTCATCAGCGGCAACGTGGATAAGCCGGCCGCCGACGACTGGACGCCGGGCCAGATTGGCTGGACGTTTTCCATTGCCATTGTGCTGCTGGGCCTCTCGGCGGCCATTTTCGGGAAGTGGCTGGAGCGGGTGGGTCCGCGCAAGGCCATGCTGGCCGCCTCGCTCTGCTTCGGCGGCGGCTTCCTGATTGGCTCCTTGGGCGTGCATATGCACAACCTCTGGCTGCTGTATTTCGGCTATGGCTTCGTGGGCGGCATCGGGCTGGGCATCGGCTACATTTCGCCCGTCAGCACGCTCATCAAGTGGTTTCCCGACCGTAAGGGCGTGGCTACCGGCATGGCCATCATGGGCTTTGGCGGCGGGGCCATGATTGGCTCCCCGCTGGCCAACAACCTGATGAGCCACTTCAAGGACTCGGCCCCGATGGGCGTGGCGCCCACGTTTATCGTGATGGGCATCGTCTACCTGCTGTTCATGCAGTTCGGCGTCTGGACCATCCGGGTGCCCGCCGACGACTGGAAGCCGGCGGGCTACGTGCCCAGCACCGAGCACAACGCACTGATAACGACCCGCAACGTATCGGCCGACAACGCCATTAAAACCCCGCAGTTCTGGCTGCTCTGGGTGGTGCTGCTCACCAACGTTACGGCTGGCATCGGGGTGCTCGAAACGGCCTCGCCCCTGATTCAGGAGACGTTTTCCGAATCGGCGCTGGGCGCGGGGCGGGGCGTGACGGCGGCGGCGGCGGCGGGCTTCGTGGGCTTGCTGAGCCTGTTCAACCTGCTGGGCCGCTTCTTCTGGTCGTCGGCGTCCGATAAGCTGGGCCGTAAAATCACCTACGCCATCTACTTCGGCCTTGGCATTGCCCTCTACGCCCTGATTCCGACCCTGGGCCACAACCTGCAGCTCACCCTGTTTGTGGTGGTAGCCTGCGTCATCATCAGCATGTACGGCGGCGGCTTCGCTACCATTCCGGCCTACCTCTCCGATTTGTTCGGCAAATACCAGGTGGGTGCCATTCACGGCCGCCTGCTCACGGCCTGGAGCACGGCCGGCGTACTGGGGCCGCTCATCGTGCACAGCCTGCACGAAAGCGCCAAGGCCAAGGGCCTGACCGGCGCGGCAGCCTACCAAAACGTGTTTTACACCATGGCCGGCGTGCTGGTGCTGGGCCTGCTGGCCAACCTGGCCGTGACGGCCGTCAAGGAGCAGTACTACGAAAAAGGCGACGTAACGCCCGAAGCCGGCGGCCACTAG
- the metH gene encoding methionine synthase: protein MQPTTLRRPDSPLYDILQQRILVLDGAMGTMIQRHTLEEADFRGTRFADHPKPLRGNNDLLSLTRPDIIRGIHADYFAAGADMVETNTFSGTTIAQADYGLEHVVYELNYESARIAREVADEFTARNPSKPRFVAGAIGPTNRTASLSPDVNRPGFRAVTFDELATAYLEQVRGLVEGGSDTLLIETIFDTLNAKAALFAVQKFFDEGGKVVPVMISGTITDASGRTLSGQTVEAFWNSISHLPLLSVGLNCALGADQLKIYIKELSRLADVHISAYPNAGLPNAFGGYDESAQEFAAIVENYLKDGIVTVAGGCCGTTPQHIAELAKLAEKYQPRQLPTVPRATRLAGLEPFGIYPDSLFVNVGERCNVTGSRAFARLIRTGAYEQALQVARDQVEGGAQVLDVNMDEGMLDSEQAMTTFLNLIASEPDISRVPIMIDSSKWSVLEAGLKCVQGKSIVNSISLKEGEEVFRERARTVRAYGAAMVVMAFDENGQADSFEKRVEICRRSYDILVNEVGFPAQDIIFDPNILTVGTGMEEHRNYALDFIEAVRWIKQNLPGALTSGGVSNISFSFRGNDVVREAMHSAFLYHAIRAGLDMGIVNPGQLGVYDEIPKDLLELVEDVLLNRRPDATERLVDFADTVKQKDKAEVVADAWRSLPVAERLQHALVKGITEFIDQDTEEVRQQVGRPLEVIEGPLMAGMNVVGDLFGAGKMFLPQVVKSARVMKKAVAYLEPYLLADKQGSERQTAGKILLATVKGDVHDIGKNIVGVVLACNNFDIVDLGVMVPLERILDEAVKQEVDVIGLSGLITPSLDEMVYVAQEMEKRGLKTPLLIGGATTSRLHAAVKIAPNYSGPVVHVHDASRSVGVAASLLGSSHETYARAVHDEYATLRHDYASRQREKNYLPIEAARANGFQADWDAAPITRPTFLGTKVLDNYPLAELAEYIDWTPFFHTWELKGRYPRILEDENLGEAATKLFADAQALLQKVINENLLTARAVVGFWPANTVGSDTIEVYANDDRQELLTEFFTLRQQGEKGPGIPNLAFSDFLAPKDSGRADYIGGFAVTAGLGIEKLIEQFEADHDDYSSIMIKALADRLAEAFAERLHQRVREEFWGYSADEKLTKEDLIQEKYRGVRPAPGYPGCPDHTEKITLFQLLDADNQTGIKLTENLAMYPASSVSGLYYAHPDSRYFGLGKIGRDQVEDIARRKNMPVADLERWLSPNLNYDLAAAPVTAR from the coding sequence ATGCAACCGACCACGCTTCGCCGCCCCGACTCCCCGCTTTACGACATTCTGCAGCAGCGCATCCTCGTGCTCGATGGTGCTATGGGCACCATGATTCAGCGCCACACGCTGGAGGAAGCCGACTTCCGCGGCACCCGCTTTGCCGACCACCCCAAGCCCCTGCGCGGCAACAACGACCTGCTCAGCCTGACCCGCCCCGACATCATCCGGGGCATTCACGCCGACTACTTCGCCGCCGGGGCCGACATGGTGGAAACCAACACGTTCAGCGGCACCACCATTGCCCAGGCCGACTACGGGCTGGAACACGTGGTCTACGAGCTTAATTACGAGTCGGCGCGCATTGCCCGGGAAGTCGCCGACGAGTTTACGGCCCGCAACCCCAGCAAGCCCCGCTTCGTGGCTGGCGCCATCGGGCCCACCAACCGCACCGCCTCGTTGTCGCCCGACGTGAACCGGCCCGGCTTCCGCGCCGTGACCTTCGATGAGCTGGCCACGGCCTACCTGGAGCAGGTGCGCGGGCTGGTGGAAGGCGGCTCCGACACGCTGCTCATCGAAACCATCTTCGATACGCTCAACGCCAAGGCGGCCCTGTTTGCGGTGCAGAAGTTCTTCGACGAGGGCGGCAAAGTGGTACCGGTCATGATTTCGGGCACCATCACCGACGCCTCGGGCCGCACGCTGAGCGGGCAGACGGTGGAGGCGTTCTGGAACTCCATCAGTCACCTGCCTTTGCTGAGCGTGGGCCTGAACTGCGCGTTGGGGGCCGACCAGCTCAAGATTTACATCAAGGAGCTGAGCCGCCTGGCCGACGTGCACATTTCGGCCTACCCCAACGCGGGCCTGCCCAATGCTTTCGGCGGCTACGACGAGTCGGCCCAGGAATTCGCGGCCATCGTCGAAAACTACCTTAAGGACGGCATCGTCACGGTGGCCGGCGGCTGCTGCGGCACCACGCCCCAGCACATTGCCGAGCTGGCCAAGCTGGCCGAGAAATACCAGCCCCGTCAGTTGCCCACGGTGCCCCGGGCCACCCGCCTGGCCGGCCTGGAGCCCTTCGGCATCTACCCCGATTCGCTGTTTGTCAACGTCGGGGAGCGGTGCAACGTGACCGGCTCCCGGGCCTTTGCCCGCCTGATTCGCACGGGGGCCTACGAGCAGGCCCTGCAAGTGGCGCGCGACCAGGTGGAAGGCGGGGCCCAGGTGCTCGACGTGAACATGGACGAAGGCATGCTCGACTCGGAGCAGGCCATGACGACGTTTCTAAACCTGATTGCCTCGGAGCCCGACATTTCCCGGGTGCCCATCATGATTGACTCCTCGAAGTGGAGCGTGCTGGAAGCGGGCCTCAAGTGCGTGCAGGGCAAGAGCATCGTCAACTCGATTTCGCTCAAGGAAGGCGAGGAAGTATTCCGGGAGCGGGCCCGCACCGTGCGCGCCTACGGGGCCGCCATGGTGGTCATGGCCTTCGACGAAAACGGCCAGGCCGACTCCTTCGAGAAGCGCGTCGAAATCTGCCGGCGCAGCTACGATATTCTGGTGAACGAAGTCGGTTTCCCGGCCCAGGACATCATTTTCGACCCCAACATCCTGACCGTGGGCACCGGCATGGAGGAGCACCGCAACTACGCGCTGGACTTCATTGAGGCCGTGCGGTGGATTAAACAGAACCTGCCCGGCGCCCTGACCAGCGGCGGCGTGTCGAACATCAGCTTCTCGTTCCGCGGCAACGACGTGGTGCGCGAGGCCATGCACTCGGCCTTCCTCTACCACGCCATCCGGGCCGGCCTGGATATGGGCATCGTGAACCCCGGGCAGCTGGGCGTCTACGACGAAATTCCCAAGGACCTTTTGGAGCTGGTGGAGGACGTGCTGCTCAACCGCCGCCCCGACGCCACCGAGCGGCTGGTGGACTTTGCCGACACCGTCAAGCAAAAAGACAAGGCCGAAGTAGTGGCCGACGCTTGGCGCAGCCTACCGGTAGCCGAGCGGCTGCAACATGCTTTAGTGAAAGGTATTACCGAGTTTATCGACCAGGACACCGAGGAAGTGCGCCAGCAGGTGGGCCGCCCGCTCGAAGTCATCGAAGGGCCGCTGATGGCCGGCATGAACGTGGTAGGGGACCTGTTCGGGGCCGGTAAGATGTTTCTGCCCCAGGTGGTGAAGTCGGCCCGGGTGATGAAAAAGGCCGTGGCTTACCTGGAGCCCTACCTCTTGGCCGACAAGCAGGGCTCGGAGCGGCAAACGGCCGGGAAGATTCTGCTGGCCACGGTGAAAGGCGACGTGCACGACATCGGCAAGAACATCGTGGGCGTGGTTTTGGCCTGCAACAACTTCGACATCGTGGACCTGGGCGTGATGGTGCCCCTAGAGCGAATTTTGGACGAAGCCGTGAAGCAGGAAGTCGACGTTATCGGCCTCAGCGGGTTGATTACCCCGAGCCTGGATGAAATGGTGTACGTGGCCCAGGAAATGGAAAAGCGCGGCCTCAAAACCCCGCTGCTCATCGGTGGGGCCACCACCTCCCGCCTGCACGCGGCCGTCAAGATTGCGCCCAACTACTCCGGCCCCGTGGTGCACGTACACGACGCCTCCCGCTCGGTGGGCGTGGCCGCCAGCCTGCTCGGCAGCAGCCACGAAACCTACGCCCGCGCCGTCCACGACGAGTACGCCACCCTGCGCCATGACTACGCCAGCCGGCAGCGGGAGAAAAACTACCTGCCCATCGAAGCGGCCCGGGCCAACGGCTTCCAGGCCGACTGGGACGCGGCGCCCATTACCAGACCGACGTTTTTGGGCACCAAAGTCCTCGACAACTACCCGCTGGCCGAGCTGGCCGAGTACATCGACTGGACGCCCTTCTTCCACACCTGGGAGCTGAAGGGCCGCTACCCGCGCATTCTGGAGGATGAAAACCTGGGCGAAGCCGCCACCAAGCTCTTCGCCGACGCCCAGGCCCTACTGCAAAAGGTAATCAACGAAAACCTGCTCACGGCCCGGGCCGTGGTCGGCTTCTGGCCCGCCAACACCGTCGGCTCCGATACCATCGAGGTATATGCCAACGACGACCGGCAGGAGCTGCTGACCGAGTTTTTCACGTTGCGCCAGCAGGGCGAAAAAGGCCCGGGCATTCCCAACCTGGCCTTCTCCGACTTCCTGGCCCCCAAAGACTCGGGCCGGGCCGACTATATCGGCGGCTTTGCCGTCACGGCCGGGCTGGGCATCGAAAAGCTGATTGAGCAGTTCGAGGCCGACCACGACGACTACTCCAGCATCATGATCAAGGCCCTGGCCGACCGGCTGGCGGAGGCCTTTGCCGAGCGCCTCCACCAGCGGGTGCGGGAGGAGTTCTGGGGCTATTCCGCGGATGAAAAGCTCACCAAGGAAGACCTCATTCAGGAGAAGTACCGCGGCGTGCGGCCCGCCCCCGGCTACCCCGGCTGCCCCGACCACACCGAGAAAATTACCCTGTTCCAGCTGCTCGATGCCGACAACCAAACCGGCATCAAGCTCACCGAAAACCTGGCCATGTACCCGGCCTCGTCCGTCAGTGGCCTCTACTACGCCCACCCCGACTCCCGCTACTTCGGGCTGGGTAAAATCGGGCGCGACCAGGTCGAGGACATTGCCCGCCGCAAGAACATGCCGGTGGCTGATCTGGAGCGGTGGTTGTCGCCGAACCTGAACTACGACCTAGCCGCCGCGCCCGTCACGGCGCGGTAG
- a CDS encoding N-acetylmuramoyl-L-alanine amidase, translating into MASIFSGRRLRWLLLVLLSGFAAGSRAQALIESAETVPATNQWLGPGDRLQVRLKGRPGQRVTFLKGLPMTELPPALTKGQRGIYQGTYVVRPGDTLQNRPILFQVLRNDTVALASAFSRSKVRFLSPDAPQLALTKGQLAYLNYGLGEDRLGGAKLGYLDSAVVLHLTGMVGTQYRVRLADNQVAWVPQDVLRLLPAGGFVPTSLTGSWSVTGDSLYDNVLVPLEARLPYRSQLLTNPTRLVVDVFGATSNTNWITQRDGLRELGDVYYEQPQPDVFRVVLPLRHAQAWGYRIDYRGTTLRIRVKRPPAKLRLRGLTIGLDAGHGGTNVGATSAKGSQEKVLTLAIAQKLKQELEKAGARVLMTRETDVTVENGSRVLLMRQLNPDLLLSIHVNSSGSAAVQGTSTYYRYVAYRPLALAIYNAVRQTGLKGFGNVGSFNFNLNGATEYPNALVETAFVSNAEDEKRLIDPAFQQQLAERIREGVAEFLKGTQARGPKGWLLHQAAEN; encoded by the coding sequence ATGGCTTCCATTTTTTCCGGCCGCCGCTTGCGGTGGCTGTTGCTGGTGCTGCTCAGCGGCTTCGCGGCCGGCAGCCGCGCCCAGGCCCTGATTGAATCGGCGGAAACCGTGCCCGCCACCAACCAGTGGCTCGGGCCCGGCGACCGGCTGCAGGTCCGCCTCAAAGGCCGGCCCGGCCAGCGCGTGACCTTTCTGAAAGGCTTGCCGATGACCGAGCTGCCGCCTGCTCTCACCAAAGGCCAGCGCGGCATCTACCAGGGCACCTACGTAGTGCGCCCCGGCGATACGCTCCAGAACCGGCCGATTCTGTTTCAGGTGCTGCGCAACGACACGGTGGCGCTGGCCTCGGCCTTCAGCCGCAGCAAAGTGCGGTTTCTCAGCCCCGACGCGCCCCAGCTGGCTCTCACCAAAGGGCAGCTGGCTTACCTGAACTACGGCCTGGGCGAAGACCGGCTGGGCGGGGCCAAGCTCGGCTACCTCGACTCGGCGGTGGTGCTGCACCTCACGGGCATGGTGGGCACGCAGTACCGGGTGCGGCTGGCCGACAACCAGGTGGCCTGGGTGCCCCAGGACGTGTTGCGCCTGCTGCCGGCCGGCGGCTTCGTGCCCACTTCCCTCACCGGCTCCTGGAGCGTGACCGGCGACTCGCTCTACGACAACGTGCTGGTGCCCCTGGAAGCCCGCCTGCCCTACCGCTCCCAGCTGCTGACCAACCCCACCCGCTTGGTGGTCGACGTGTTCGGGGCGACTTCCAACACCAACTGGATAACCCAGCGCGACGGCCTGCGGGAGTTGGGCGACGTGTACTACGAGCAGCCCCAACCCGACGTGTTCCGGGTCGTTTTGCCCTTGCGCCACGCCCAGGCCTGGGGCTACCGCATTGATTACCGGGGCACTACCCTCCGCATCCGGGTGAAGCGGCCGCCGGCCAAGCTGCGCCTGCGGGGCCTCACCATCGGCCTCGACGCAGGCCACGGCGGCACCAACGTGGGGGCTACGTCGGCCAAAGGCAGCCAGGAAAAGGTGCTCACGCTGGCCATTGCCCAGAAGCTGAAGCAGGAGCTGGAAAAGGCCGGGGCTCGGGTGCTGATGACGCGCGAAACCGACGTAACGGTAGAAAACGGCTCCCGCGTGCTGCTCATGCGCCAGCTCAACCCCGATCTGCTGCTCAGCATCCACGTCAACTCCTCGGGTAGCGCCGCCGTGCAGGGCACCAGCACGTATTACCGCTACGTGGCTTACCGACCCCTGGCCCTGGCCATCTACAACGCCGTGCGCCAGACCGGACTGAAGGGCTTCGGCAACGTGGGCAGCTTCAACTTCAACCTGAACGGGGCCACCGAATACCCCAATGCCCTGGTCGAAACGGCTTTTGTGTCGAATGCCGAGGACGAAAAGCGGCTGATTGACCCGGCCTTTCAGCAGCAGCTGGCCGAGCGGATCCGGGAAGGCGTGGCGGAGTTTCTGAAGGGCACCCAGGCCCGCGGCCCCAAGGGCTGGCTGCTGCACCAGGCCGCTGAAAATTAA
- a CDS encoding tetratricopeptide repeat protein, translating to MDTLDNLFARLRVATAPQEIEALQNGIWQLWLTTGDWQQDKELEIGLRALAAGDYTAAIGVFSRLIEWQPGFAEGWNKRATAYYLRGEYRASLLDIAQTLRLEPRHFGALSGWATILQTLGDYRGTRRVLKRLEAICPHFPGLRARLHDLGDHLDENN from the coding sequence TTGGATACGCTCGACAACCTGTTTGCCCGCCTGCGCGTGGCTACCGCGCCCCAGGAGATTGAAGCCCTGCAAAACGGCATCTGGCAGCTGTGGCTCACCACCGGCGACTGGCAGCAGGATAAGGAGCTCGAAATCGGGCTGCGGGCCCTGGCGGCCGGCGACTATACGGCCGCCATCGGCGTGTTCAGCCGCCTGATTGAGTGGCAGCCGGGCTTCGCGGAAGGCTGGAACAAGCGCGCCACGGCCTACTACCTGCGCGGCGAGTACCGCGCCTCCCTGCTCGACATTGCCCAGACCCTGCGGCTGGAGCCCCGGCATTTCGGCGCGCTGTCGGGCTGGGCCACCATTCTGCAAACCCTGGGCGACTACCGGGGCACGCGGCGGGTGCTGAAGCGCCTGGAGGCCATCTGCCCGCACTTTCCCGGCCTACGGGCCCGCCTCCACGACCTGGGCGACCACCTCGACGAGAATAACTAG
- a CDS encoding MFS transporter small subunit, translated as MDPKSTSAAPAAAPEKAALGGSVVLAWLYVGLPLAWGVSQTFIKALALFK; from the coding sequence ATGGACCCGAAATCAACTTCTGCTGCCCCCGCGGCGGCTCCGGAAAAGGCCGCGCTGGGCGGCTCCGTCGTGCTGGCCTGGCTCTACGTGGGCCTGCCGCTGGCCTGGGGCGTGTCGCAAACCTTCATCAAGGCCCTGGCTTTGTTTAAGTGA
- a CDS encoding energy transducer TonB has protein sequence MKKTVLVVLLACALPTVSWSQRLRKTEFESGMIEKGNKIGLWEYFAYTRDGRQVTVQKYDHTAKKLVFYRPVEDIMYDVQLKPGEWSRSRVDQPPLFIGGDPALASYTAKLVYPSAAQDRKLQGKVLISFTIDTLGQASGHKVLMSVGGGCDEEAMRVCRTIPQQWIPARKDGRAVPVVYELPFTFKLQPVAQ, from the coding sequence ATGAAAAAAACTGTACTCGTAGTACTGTTGGCTTGCGCATTGCCAACGGTTTCCTGGTCTCAGCGCCTGCGCAAAACGGAGTTTGAGAGCGGCATGATTGAGAAAGGCAACAAGATTGGCCTTTGGGAATATTTTGCCTACACCCGCGACGGACGGCAGGTGACGGTCCAGAAATACGACCACACCGCCAAAAAGCTGGTTTTTTACCGCCCCGTCGAGGATATCATGTATGATGTGCAGCTCAAGCCCGGCGAATGGTCCCGCTCCCGCGTCGACCAGCCGCCGCTGTTTATCGGCGGCGACCCGGCCCTGGCTTCGTACACTGCCAAGCTGGTGTATCCCTCGGCCGCGCAGGACCGCAAGCTCCAGGGTAAAGTCCTGATTTCCTTCACGATTGACACCCTGGGCCAGGCCAGCGGCCACAAGGTGCTGATGAGCGTGGGCGGCGGCTGCGACGAGGAAGCCATGCGCGTGTGCCGCACCATTCCGCAGCAGTGGATTCCGGCCCGCAAGGACGGCCGCGCCGTGCCCGTGGTCTACGAGCTGCCGTTCACCTTTAAGCTGCAGCCGGTAGCGCAGTAA
- the metF gene encoding methylenetetrahydrofolate reductase [NAD(P)H]: MKVTEHLARANGKTLFSFEVLPPRKGENIQTLFSNIEPLLEFKPPFIDVTYHREEYVYRQHPNGLLEKKTVRRRPGTVGICAAIKNRFDVDTVPHLICGGFSKEETENALIDLHFLGIDNVLALRGDPIKSEGYFKPEPDGHSYACDLIGQMANLNKGEYLDEEQDDTWATDFCIGTAGYPEKHFESPNYAADLRYLKHKVDRGADYIVTQMFFDNEQYFNFEKRCREAGIHVPIIPGLKPLTTKGQLTMLPRSFYLNIPEELSEAVHHAPNNDAARQIGIEWCINQSKELMAHGVPCLHYYSMGKSESIRRVAAALF; encoded by the coding sequence ATGAAAGTAACCGAACACCTGGCCCGCGCCAACGGCAAGACGCTGTTTTCCTTCGAAGTGCTGCCGCCCCGCAAAGGCGAGAACATCCAGACGCTGTTTTCCAACATCGAGCCGCTGCTGGAGTTCAAGCCGCCGTTTATCGACGTGACCTACCACCGGGAGGAATACGTGTACCGCCAGCACCCCAACGGCCTGCTGGAAAAGAAGACCGTGCGCCGCCGCCCCGGCACCGTGGGCATCTGCGCGGCCATCAAAAACCGCTTCGACGTAGACACCGTGCCCCACCTGATCTGCGGGGGCTTCTCGAAGGAGGAAACCGAAAACGCCCTGATTGACCTGCACTTCCTGGGCATCGACAACGTGCTGGCGTTGCGCGGCGACCCGATAAAATCCGAGGGCTACTTCAAGCCTGAGCCCGACGGCCACAGCTACGCCTGCGACCTGATCGGGCAGATGGCCAACCTCAACAAGGGCGAGTACCTCGACGAAGAGCAGGACGACACCTGGGCCACCGACTTCTGCATCGGCACGGCCGGCTACCCCGAGAAGCACTTTGAGTCGCCGAACTACGCGGCCGACCTGCGCTACCTCAAGCACAAGGTCGACCGGGGTGCCGACTACATCGTGACCCAGATGTTTTTCGACAATGAGCAGTACTTCAACTTCGAAAAGCGCTGCCGCGAGGCCGGCATCCACGTGCCCATCATTCCCGGCCTGAAACCCCTGACCACCAAGGGCCAGCTCACGATGCTGCCCCGCTCCTTCTACCTCAACATTCCGGAGGAGCTGAGCGAGGCCGTGCACCACGCCCCCAACAACGACGCGGCCCGCCAGATCGGCATCGAGTGGTGCATCAACCAGAGCAAGGAGCTGATGGCCCACGGCGTGCCCTGCCTGCACTACTACAGCATGGGTAAGTCCGAATCCATCCGGCGGGTAGCGGCGGCGTTGTTTTAA